Within the Gadus chalcogrammus isolate NIFS_2021 chromosome 20, NIFS_Gcha_1.0, whole genome shotgun sequence genome, the region TGCAGACATTAGGGTGCCGTTAAACCAGGAGTCCTTTGGTAGCTAAACGGCGGCAGCCATTAGTCTTTTTTTTGTATGGATTAGATTAATGATTGAGTTAATTGAGTGCGCTTTCCCCCTTCCAGATGAGGTGCGCACAGGAACCTACCGCCAGCTCTTCCACCCCGAGCAGCTGATCACTGGAAAGGAGGATGCAGCGAACAACTACGCCCGTGGCCACTACACCATCGGCAAGGAGATCATTGACCTGGTGCTGGACAGGACTCGCAAACTGGTGAGTTCCATTATCACTGCATCTGATCCCATGTCACACCTTTTTCAGATTCCTAGTCTAGGACAACGTTCCAATGAGTTTTCAGATATTTCAATGATTTCTAGTACGTTTTTGGggctttttcttattttgctaCTGATCGATGGAGTTATTGATtgacacaatttttttttccttgtgATTTGTGTCTCATTCTAGGCCGATCAGTGCACTGGCCTCCAGGGCTTCCTGATCTTCCACTCCTTCGGTGGAGGCACCGGCTCTGGTTTCACCTCCCTGCTGATGGAGCGTCTTTCTGTCGATTATGGCAAGAAATCCAAACTTGAATTTGCTGTGTACCCAGCGCCCCAGGTGTCCACAGCTGTAGTGGAGCCCTACAACTCCATCTTGACCACCCACACCACCCTGGAACACTCGGACTGTGCCTTCATGGTGGACAATGAAGCCATCTACGATATCTGCCGCAGGAACCTCGACATCGAACGTCCATCCTACACCAACCTCAACAGGCTCATTGGTCAGATCGTGTCCTCAATCACCGCCTCACTTCGCTTCGATGGTGCCCTGAACGTCGACCTGACAGAGTTCCAGACCAACTTGGTGCCCTACCCTCGTATCCACTTCCCATTGGCCACCTATGCTCCAGTCATCTCAGCAGAAAAGGCCTACCATGAGCAGCTGTCCGTTGCAGACATCACCAACGCCTGCTTTGAGCCAGCCAACCAGATGGTGAAATGTGATCCTCGCCATGGTAAATACATGGCCTGCTGTCTGCTGTACCGAGGTGACGTGGTCCCTAAAGACGTCAACTCCGCCATCGCTGCCATCAAGACCAAGAGAACCATCCAGTTTGTGGACTGGTGTCCCACAGGCTTCAAGGTTGGCATCAACTACCAACCACCAACTGTGGTTCCAGGAGGAGATCTGGCCAAGGTCCAGAGGGCCGTGTGCATGCTGAGCAACACCACTGCCATTGCTGAAGCCTGGGCTCGTCTCGACCACAAGTTTGACCTGATGTACGCCAAGAGGGCCTTTGTCCACTGGTATGTTGGGGAGGGCATGGAGGAAGGAGAGTTCTCAGAGGCCAGAGAAGACATGGCCGCTCTGGAGAAGGATTATGAAGAGGTTGGCACTGACAGCATgggagaagaagatgaagaaggagaagagtaTTAAAGGGCTAACAATGATTTCTGTGCTCTGCCATCATACATTCCAAGTTAAAATGATGGTAACATATTTCTTGTTACCCTAGTAAACCACATCATAATAACCTGTGGATCTCAGCCAACagtattatgaataaaacaatCGAAAGTGTCACTCCAACTGTTGATTGTGTGATTCATTTTCTTTTAGATGTATGCGAATAACATAATGCAACATTTAGATGCAGCTGATAAAAAGTAAGTATTATTTGTCATCCATAACATGGGTTTTGAAGGTATGTGCAGAATATTTTATTTACCATGTTGGAAAGGCAAATCTAATTCATCCTTATAACAACAAAAGTTGCAAAAACAAAACCCGAATTAATGTGTCATTTGATTGGTAGAAGAACACACGTTATTATACAGCCCTAATGTCCTTTGTGTAGCAACTAAATGTTCCATCAACTCTGAGTGAACTTCTCCGGGAGATTTCGCAATAGTAAAATAAATGATTAGTAAGATTACTATTCCAGACACTTTGCATAACGGTATTTTACATGCATATATTGTAGTTGCAGTGAGAAGCCTTCATTAACCACCAGAGGGGAGCATCGGTCACTGAGTGGTTCACCATTTTACAGAAGATCTACATTTTTTTCGCATAAGTTTCTACTAGTTTACTAGTTTATAGTAAATGTATGTTGTTTCTTTCTCAAATACAAAACTAGAACATAGGCACCAGAAGTCTTTGGGCCGCAGACAGGTCCATGCcgtagacagacaaacagattgAGTGACGTTTCTGAGTgacgtttctctctctctctggctgtctggctgtctctctctctcgctccctctctatttctctctccttccctttctctgtctccttccctttctctgtctctctctctgtctctctctctctctctctctctctctcgctccctctctatttctctctccttccctttctctgtctccttccctttctctgtctctctctctctgtgtctctctctctctctctctctctctctctctctctctctctctctctctctctctctctctctctctctctctcgctccctctctatttctctctccttccctttctctgtctccttccctttctctgtctctctctctctctctctctctctctctctctctctctctctctctctctctctctctctctctctctctctctctctctctctctctctctctctctctctctctctctctctccctccctccctccctcgtcaGCCCGCTCTCAGCTGATAATGACGTAGCGTGCAGTTGATCCAACACACGGGTGCAGGAGAAACCGAGGGACTGTTGTTAACTTATGGTCTCCGCGGAACCGTCCACATAGGAGTAAGAGAGAAGGTATTCTGCGACAGCCATTGGCCTGTGTGTCGGCCTGTCCTGGGCCTGGCGGTGAGGCTTCTAGCGGGTTCTGAGGGGCACGTCATGCTGTGTTTGTAAGGTTTTGGAGAGCAGAGAAACGCATTCCTGAGCCACTACGACCACATCACAAATTAATTCTGCTGCTGAACGACACTCCTGTCATCTGATCTATTTCAAGGTACAGTCGTGGCTGCTCACAACATGTTCCCGTCGTGGACCATGTTTGCCTTTGTAACCACGTTAGGATTATTGGTTCTGTACTTCTTGTAAGATACAAGGCAAGTGATTGCTATCGCAACCccttagtctgtgtgtgtgtgtgtgtgtgtgtgtgtgtgtgtgtgtgtgtgtgtgtgtgtgtgtgtgtgtgtgtgtgtgtgtgtgtgtgtgtgtgtgtgtgtgtgtgtgtgtgtgtgtgtgtgtgtttatgtatgtgtgtgtgtgtgtgtgtgtgtgtgtgtgtgtgtgtgtgtgtgtgtgtgtgtgtgtgtgtgtgtgtgtgtgtgtgtgtgtgtgtgtgtgtgtgtgtgtgtgtgtgtgtgtgtgtgtgtgtctgacactaCAGCAGCTGTCAAATGCCATGGCATAGACTAGTACTCAAGCTGGAAATAACATACAGTAATACCACGTGCGTTTGGCCTCCATATGAGCGCAGGGCTCTAGGGGAACACCGGGACCCAATTGGGCCCACAGGCCCGTTTTCACTTTCCTTTGCTTTGGTTCAGTCGTTGGCCCTTATCTGGTGGCAGTGGACCACTGAACCAGTTGGTGTTTCTGTTTTGGAGAAGAGCGATTCCTCAGACATTCCAAGTGTTGCTGGAAGTCTGAAAGCCTTTTTTAGTCATTAAATGTTCATATTCATCTCATGTTCATATTCATGTTCACTGTGTGTGAACATGAATAAATTCCTCTCTGACGTAGGGTCGTAGGCTATAGATAAGATCGGTGCGTCATTTACTAAATAAAGTCGGAGATCTTTccagtgtttttttaatttaaaaataatgacATCACCTCCGTTTAGAAAAAGAGTATAGTCTCTTTAGAGTGACTACCATTAAATCATCTTTATGAAACCACGGTCAAAGTAGGGTAATTCAAAGTACAATCGGTGTAAGACCGCAGAGTCGCTTACTATCTTctgaaaaagactcaagactcacctgttcagagtccacctcgactctgcatagccaacctcccccttctggccaccattctacactgtattgtattgtgttgtattgtattatagtacttaactgtgtagcaacttcagtagctgctatcattgctgtaacacggggaattggttagcctagcgattgttgtacttgcacttggttatCTCTACTGTACCAGCGATATATTGTTACACTTCttatgaaaaatgtacttattgtaagtcgctttggataaaagtgtctgctaaatgccctaaatgtaaatgtgtaatATGTTACATAATACATTTGGAACAACAAAAGTGTTGCACAAGGGGATTTCTGTAGTTTCTCTTTCGTTTCTATACCCATTTATTGTTCTGTGTTTGGCGATCTAGATCACTGAGGAGAGACCACAAGACATGGGGGACTACTATGAGGTCCTGGGGGTTTCTAAAACCGCCTCCCAGGAGGACATCAAGAAGGCGTGAGTACACAACAACACCGTACCTCAGGTTAGCTAGTGGCTTACCTGTAGTTGAGGGTTGGGTATAGGCTCACGTGTAGTTAAGGCTCACCTGTGGTTATGGGTTAGGTAGTGGCCCACCTGTAGGTCAGGGTTAGATAGTGGCTCACCTGTAGTTGATGGTTGGGTAGTGGCTCACCTGTGGTTAAGGGTTAGGTAGTGGCTCACCTTTAGTTAATGGTTAGGACCTAACCATTAACTAAAGGTGTGCCACTACCTAACCCTTAACCACAGGTGAACCACTACCTAACCGTTAGGTAGTGGTTCACCTGTGGTTAAGGGTTAGGTAGTGGCACACTTGTGGTTAAGAGTTAGGTGACTCATCTGGAGTTAAGAGTTAGGTAGTGTAACACTGGTAGTTTGGGGTTAGGTCGTTTCACACCTTTTAGTTTTGTGGTAATAAGCCCTGTAGTTAAGGGTTAGGTAGTGTCACAGCtgtttttaagggttaggtacTGTCACATTGGTAGGTTGGGGTAAGGTTGTGTCACATCAGTAGTTTAGGGCTAGGTAGTTTCATCTCAGGGTCAGTGGTTAGTAGTGTGTCATACTTACCGTTGTAAGTGGTTTGGCttttacattatgttaaatcatAGTAATTCCATTTAACAATACCCTTATCAGTGATATTatgttaaaaagaaaacaatgacAATTAAAAATGAATTGGCTGTTGAAAGAATTCATCTGAAAGAGAATCTCTTTTTTTATTGCTGATTAAATCTCAAAATGCTGTCGGTTGCGAGACTACCTTTCGCTGtgctctctgtctcctcagGTACAGGAAGCAGGCTCTGAGGTGGCATCCAGACAAGAACCCAGACAACAAGGAGGGGGCAGAGAAGAAGTTCAAAGAAATCGCTGAAGCCTATGAAGTTCTGTCTGACAGTGAGTCTGGCAGCAGATCTAGTTGTTCAGCTCTGAGAAATCTGAGCTAAAGAGATGGATGAAGAGATGGTTGAGTAAATGGATCAAAGAACGGGTGAACCAACacttggttggttggttggttaggTGAGTCAGGCTGTTGTcgattatgggggggggggagggggggtaaaaGTAGGAGATCAATGGGTAGTGTGTGCAGTGGGTAGTGGCAGTGATGTGTACGGTGGAGGTGTCGGGCTGGGTGTGGTCGTCATAGCAGCATCAGAGGTCATGTTGGTGAATGATGGACTCAGGGGGAGCGTGTAGGGGATGAAAAGTGGACCATAACTGAACCTTGGGGGACAGCCTGGGGAATAGGGGCTGTGAGTAATCTATTGATATTAACAAATGGTGTCTGTCTGGGGGCCGAGGGCCGGGATGATGAAGTTAGTTGGACTATTAATTGACCACTTGTTCGTTAGTGAGTCAAGAGACTAACTTCAGTTAAGGGGACAGTAGCTAGTGGTTATGTCTGGCTGTGTGCGCTGTGTGTATTGACACTGTATGAGTCATGCCATGCGCATGTCTCTCTGGCCTAGCAGCTCTCCTTACAGCTCAGCTTCAGCTGTTGGATTCATGGGTCACCGTGGTTACCAAAATCACCGTCTTGCTttagtcatttatttttttcgtgTGTTCATGTTATATTTGAATGTCAATGATTGGTTTGTGTTTCCTTTGTGACTTACAGAGAGTAAACGTGCGTCGTATGACAGCTATGGAAATGACCGGATGCCACGCAGAGGTAGGTCagctgtcggggcttatttagATTCCCCTAGAGATATTATACAGCATTAGATACATTAGTTTATGAGGCATTTAGATTATTGCAAATGTGAGGTCATTTCCAAAAGCGTGacatgtattataaatgtaatcacataaaatgtaaatttgTATATAATGTGGAATCTACAACTGTTGATGTTGATTTTATgattttgtaaaaatgtatatAGTTGTATTGTCAATCAAAAACTGTACACCTCCCTTCTTTACTAAACGGCTCACACCTCTTTCTTCctctactcctccacctccttcctcatGCATCCCTGTCCCTCTAACACCCTCCTCTGACTCATCTCTGAACTCCATCCACTGCCgctgaacctctctctctctctctctctctctcgctctctctctctctctctctctctctctctctctctctctctctctcgctctctctctctcgctctctctctctctcgctctctctctccctccctccctttctcgcattctcattctctctctttctctctttctctgcctccctctgtggTCCTGCCTCTCTCCAACAGGCTCCCCCGGCTCCCCCACAGACTTCCCCTCGGAATTCCCAGGGTTCAGCTTCACATTCCGCAGCCCTGACGAGGTGTTCCGGGAGTTCTTCGGCAGCCAGGACCCCTTTGCTGGCTTCTTTGGTGCGTCAGATCAgcctaataataaataatgcaaaatGTAATGCATGAAAAAAGAGACCAATACATGGTAATTTTACTGCCTAAGGTACATTTATCATAGTattgtatactgtatatatactacTCACATTGTTCCTTCTCTTAATTTAATATTTTCATAGTTGTATTGTCAATCAAAAACTGTACACCTCCCTTCTTTACTAAACGGCTCACACCTCTTTCTTCctctactcctccacctccttcctcatGCATCCCTGTCCCTCTAACACCCTCCTCTGACTCATCTCTGAACTCCATCCACTGCTgctgaacctctctctctctctctctctctctctctctctctctctctctctctctctctctctctctctctctctctctctctctctctctctctctctctctctctctctctctctctctcagatgacTTCCCGTCATTTGGAGGGATCCACAGTCATGGTGGTTTCCATGACCACCCAGGCCCCTCCTCTCGTCTTGGCCCCGGTCGGTTCTTTTCCTTCCCGGCGCCTGGAGGTAAACATCAGGAGATTGATGGTGCTGGCGCTGACTCTCACTCCCATTGGTCaccacataaagacacacaacaacatcatcTCTGTTCAAAAAAGAGAACGCTTATGCatggttggttggttgtgtgtgtgtttgtgtgtgcgtttgcacatGCACATCCATGGGCAGGATTGTTTAGCGGCTTTGATGTTCGACCCAGCCAAAAAGTGTCAGGTTTGATTCCCAAAGTCTGCAGCCTAACCTGTAAGCGTCGTTGTGCTAGAGATGCCCCTTATCTACTCTTCAGTGCCATGGGTTGTATCTCAGGCTTCGTTTACTAAAACACAAGGCTAGCCTAGGGACCAGACCACTCTGCCAGCTCATGTTCTAAATTCCTGTCATATGCGTCTGGCCCCCTCCCGTTCAGCAGACCTGGCCtggttcagccaatcacagccagcaagatggctgccgctgatgcGACATATGTTGTTGCTGAgattgttgttttctttgctCTGAGGTTCCAGACTAATATGCATTTACGAATTGGTCTGGCGATGGCAGGCTAATTCAAGGCACCT harbors:
- the LOC130372956 gene encoding tubulin alpha chain, translated to MRECISMHVGQAGAQMGNACWELYCLEHGIQPDGQMPSDKTLGGGDDSFNTFFSETGAGKHVPRAIFVDLEPTVIDEVRTGTYRQLFHPEQLITGKEDAANNYARGHYTIGKEIIDLVLDRTRKLADQCTGLQGFLIFHSFGGGTGSGFTSLLMERLSVDYGKKSKLEFAVYPAPQVSTAVVEPYNSILTTHTTLEHSDCAFMVDNEAIYDICRRNLDIERPSYTNLNRLIGQIVSSITASLRFDGALNVDLTEFQTNLVPYPRIHFPLATYAPVISAEKAYHEQLSVADITNACFEPANQMVKCDPRHGKYMACCLLYRGDVVPKDVNSAIAAIKTKRTIQFVDWCPTGFKVGINYQPPTVVPGGDLAKVQRAVCMLSNTTAIAEAWARLDHKFDLMYAKRAFVHWYVGEGMEEGEFSEAREDMAALEKDYEEVGTDSMGEEDEEGEEY